In Bacillus marinisedimentorum, the genomic window TGGTCAATCTTTGCCTGCACATAAGCATCCGGGCACAAATGTTTATTTACTTGTTTTACAAGGGGAAGGTGCATTTACAATAGACGGAAAAGAAGTTCCTGCACAAAAGGATGATGCCCTTGTCTTTGATGGCAATGAAGAATTTGCATTTACCAATAATGGTTCATCAAACGTAAGCTTATATGTCATGCTAAATAAAATCCCTAATGATCAATACGCTCAAAATATTTAATAATCATATTTAATTGTTTGGTTAAAGTTCAATGTTGTTTTTCAGCAGCAAAGTATAACTCAGCGCCCGCCCCCCTCGCGGAAAGCGAGCCCTTGCAGCAGAAATCAACACCCCGGTTTAAAGCTAATGCCACAATGTTGCTTCGTATAAACAACATTGTTTAGTAATAGGGTGAGAATACATGTATCTTCGCTCACCCTATTATAGTACCCATTTTCAGTTGGTTTTTTTGGTATGCTCAATGCAATCCATAATTTTTAGCCATTTATGTGTACCCTCCTTCCAATCCTAAAAAAGATTAATGCCTAAAGTCTCATGAGCCGAAAAAGGAACTTACTTTTAAGTGTGTTATATTGGATTAAAATCGGAGGGATATGATGATTGCACGGTGGCTAACGATAAATATCATAACGGTCTTCATCATTGTATTGTGGAGTACGTATCAAGGATATGATTCCAATGCTATATTGTTAGGGAAATTAGTTGCACATATAGCATTTATTTTAATTCTAATAAACATCAATATGTATTTCGTATTCCTCCTCATCCGAAAAAGCAAAATCAGAAATGTGAAAGTTAAGCTTGCGAAAATTTCTAAAAAAATGATGACATATCATATCCCTATCGCAGTAACTGCTTCCTTGCTAATCTTATTTCATGCAGCGATTATGGTGTATGCACATATGGAACATCTTTGGAGAGCCAAAACAATAAGCGGGAGTGTCGCAATCAGCATTCTCATCGTTCTATTATACAGTGGTTTGTTACGAAGATGGAAAGCTTCGGGGAGAAGAAGGAGATTTCACTATATTACGGCATTCGTATTTTTTGGATTTTTGCTTTCACACGTTTTTCTATAGAAAAAGACAGCAGTGTGTGCCGCGCCTCAGTGCACAAAGGAGCATGTATAATAAGCTATTAAAAAGTAAAGGTTTATTCATATATCAATGTTTATTGACACCGCCGAA contains:
- a CDS encoding cupin domain-containing protein, which encodes MKKQNLTEYVEFNNEKFTKRIIFKEEESTVFVLNFEPGQSLPAHKHPGTNVYLLVLQGEGAFTIDGKEVPAQKDDALVFDGNEEFAFTNNGSSNVSLYVMLNKIPNDQYAQNI